One part of the Bacteroidia bacterium genome encodes these proteins:
- a CDS encoding NAD-dependent deacylase produces MEKARIVVLTGAGISAESGLSTFRGNGGLWEGHNIQEVASPQGFAKNPDMVLRFYNERRRQGKTAMPNEGHKALVKLEEKYEVWIVTQNVDDLHEKAGSSNILHLHGELNKARSVTDESYVVQIEGDINRGDLAPDGGQLRPHIVWFGEEVPKIEDAIEIMATASLVIIVGTSLVVYPAAGLVHYAPLETPICVVDPNKPELNSEREVFFIEEPATTGLPKLVQRLLAEA; encoded by the coding sequence ATGGAAAAAGCAAGAATCGTAGTATTGACAGGAGCAGGTATTAGTGCAGAAAGTGGTTTATCTACTTTCCGGGGTAATGGTGGCCTGTGGGAAGGACATAATATCCAGGAGGTAGCTTCTCCTCAGGGCTTTGCGAAAAATCCTGATATGGTTTTACGTTTTTACAATGAGCGAAGGAGACAGGGAAAGACAGCCATGCCCAATGAGGGACATAAGGCATTGGTCAAGCTTGAGGAGAAATATGAGGTTTGGATTGTAACCCAAAATGTGGATGACCTCCATGAAAAGGCTGGTTCTTCTAATATCCTTCATCTGCATGGAGAACTGAATAAGGCCCGCAGCGTTACTGATGAATCTTATGTAGTCCAAATTGAAGGAGATATCAACAGAGGTGATCTTGCACCGGATGGGGGGCAATTACGTCCTCATATTGTTTGGTTTGGAGAAGAGGTTCCCAAAATTGAAGACGCCATAGAAATCATGGCTACCGCCAGTTTGGTAATCATCGTTGGTACCTCTTTAGTAGTCTATCCTGCAGCAGGTTTGGTACACTATGCACCCCTGGAGACACCAATCTGTGTAGTGGATCCCAATAAGCCGGAATTGAATAGTGAAAGAGAAGTATTCTTCATTGAAGAGCCTGCAACTACCGGTTTACCCAAACTGGTTCAGCGATTGCTGGCTGAAGCCTGA
- a CDS encoding tetratricopeptide repeat protein, with the protein MKYCFSLLYILLLSLSSFAQNEKIEQWENALTDITSDTQQVMLLQKLAWEWKDADLTKADEYADKAIYLAEEIGFIHGQAKSYKTKGVLHWYKGEMDEAIQTFHTALDKFEVVGDKKGQANIYNNLGLAQQMGGDYSQAIDYLSQAYKIRTEINDLEGIATSCNNLGVIYQMLGAYDYSLNNHLRALEIYEFSNNDKNKVRSLLNIGNIYAIMEDHEKARLHFEQALDLLNGGDDKRGLADVYSNLGENSFSLKAFEEALGFFQKSLDLRTELEDPVGMRESLTDLGKVLDLQGKGGKARAAHEQALQLANEIEDPRSQLIALLFLGEHLKKGEKLDLARDHLEEALQIAKEIGSKAEAAKTHRLLAEYFEDKGDTKSALQNQIAYADIRDDIFDEEKAQSLRRMQIVYETEKKETQILALEEDYSEAVFEKYSLLVLMVIILLFGVSWFLFYRFRSEAKNSKLLYEKNREIEFHNQQLAISNADLEQYAYVVSHDLKQPLRTIGSFAGLLERRYKESLDTEGKEYIDFITKGAKQMHQLLTDLLNYSRLDTSDRMEELNLNDALNLSIENLREQIEKTKAIIISDELPRITGNMGSQVLLFQNLLSNAMTYSGGKRPEIEITYQDQGDSHLISFQDNGIGIEEAYMDKIFTVFQQLQGRDEYGGTGIGLSICQKVVLRHNGKIWLESRKGEGSTFFVNLPKQRVPLAFS; encoded by the coding sequence ATGAAATATTGCTTTAGCCTACTTTACATTCTACTTCTGTCACTTTCCTCCTTCGCTCAAAATGAAAAAATTGAGCAATGGGAAAATGCCCTTACAGACATTACTTCTGATACACAGCAAGTCATGCTGTTGCAGAAGCTCGCATGGGAATGGAAAGACGCTGACCTGACTAAAGCTGATGAGTATGCAGATAAAGCGATTTATTTAGCCGAGGAGATAGGATTTATTCACGGCCAGGCCAAATCATATAAGACCAAAGGGGTCCTGCATTGGTATAAAGGGGAAATGGATGAAGCCATTCAAACCTTCCATACAGCTCTGGATAAATTTGAAGTTGTAGGGGATAAAAAAGGCCAGGCCAATATTTACAATAATCTGGGACTCGCTCAACAAATGGGGGGCGACTACTCTCAGGCAATAGATTACTTGAGTCAGGCTTACAAAATCCGCACAGAGATCAATGATCTGGAAGGTATAGCTACCTCATGCAACAATCTGGGGGTTATCTACCAGATGCTGGGGGCATATGATTATTCTCTCAACAACCACCTCCGAGCTCTTGAGATTTATGAGTTCTCAAATAATGATAAAAATAAAGTTCGCTCCCTTCTGAATATCGGAAACATCTATGCAATCATGGAAGATCATGAAAAGGCTCGTCTTCATTTTGAGCAAGCCCTTGATCTCCTGAATGGAGGAGATGATAAAAGAGGATTAGCAGATGTATATTCAAATTTGGGAGAGAATAGTTTTTCTCTGAAGGCATTTGAAGAAGCATTGGGTTTCTTCCAAAAATCTCTGGATTTACGGACAGAACTTGAAGACCCTGTCGGGATGAGGGAATCTCTTACGGATCTAGGCAAAGTACTGGACCTACAAGGGAAAGGCGGGAAAGCCCGAGCGGCCCATGAACAAGCGCTTCAGCTTGCAAATGAGATAGAAGATCCCCGTTCACAATTAATAGCTTTACTCTTTTTAGGAGAGCACTTGAAAAAAGGAGAGAAGCTCGATCTTGCCCGAGACCATTTGGAAGAAGCTTTGCAAATCGCTAAAGAAATCGGGAGCAAAGCAGAAGCTGCCAAGACGCATAGGCTTTTGGCGGAATATTTTGAAGACAAAGGAGATACAAAATCTGCTCTTCAAAACCAGATTGCATATGCAGATATAAGAGATGATATATTCGATGAGGAAAAAGCGCAGTCCTTGAGGAGAATGCAAATCGTGTATGAGACTGAAAAGAAGGAAACTCAAATTCTGGCGCTGGAAGAAGATTACTCAGAAGCAGTTTTTGAGAAATATAGCCTCTTGGTACTCATGGTAATCATCCTGCTTTTTGGAGTATCATGGTTTCTCTTTTACCGTTTTAGGTCGGAAGCAAAAAACAGCAAACTGTTGTATGAAAAAAATCGAGAGATTGAGTTTCACAACCAACAACTTGCGATTAGCAATGCTGACCTCGAACAATATGCCTATGTTGTTTCTCATGACCTGAAACAACCTTTACGCACGATAGGCTCTTTTGCGGGCCTGCTGGAACGTAGATATAAAGAGAGCTTGGATACGGAAGGTAAAGAATACATAGACTTTATTACCAAGGGGGCAAAGCAGATGCATCAACTGCTGACCGATTTGTTGAATTATTCTCGCCTGGATACTAGCGATCGGATGGAGGAGCTGAATTTAAATGATGCACTCAATCTTTCCATAGAAAACCTTCGTGAACAAATAGAAAAAACAAAAGCCATCATCATTTCAGATGAACTGCCACGCATTACGGGTAATATGGGCTCTCAGGTTTTGCTTTTTCAAAACCTCCTGAGCAATGCCATGACCTACTCAGGTGGAAAGCGTCCTGAAATCGAAATTACTTACCAGGACCAGGGGGATTCTCATTTAATCAGTTTCCAGGATAACGGAATCGGAATAGAAGAAGCCTATATGGATAAAATCTTTACGGTATTTCAACAACTCCAGGGAAGAGATGAATATGGGGGAACGGGTATCGGACTCTCAATATGCCAAAAGGTTGTCCTTAGGCATAATGGAAAGATCTGGCTTGAGTCAAGAAAAGGGGAAGGAAGTACTTTCTTCGTAAATCTCCCTAAACAAAGAGTACCCCTGGCCTTCAGTTAA
- a CDS encoding SCP2 sterol-binding domain-containing protein: protein MTLEDLTGKVTEMAANADALGSTLKFMFKGGEGSVFLDGSGAGNVVSNEDKDADCTVNVDIADFAELLSGDLNPMTAFMTGKLAIDGDMGVAMKLGNLFG from the coding sequence ATGACTTTGGAAGATCTTACTGGAAAGGTCACTGAAATGGCTGCAAATGCCGACGCCCTGGGCTCAACTTTGAAGTTTATGTTTAAAGGAGGAGAAGGCTCAGTGTTCCTTGATGGGTCTGGTGCTGGAAATGTAGTTTCGAATGAAGACAAAGATGCGGATTGTACAGTAAATGTTGATATCGCTGATTTTGCAGAACTACTTTCAGGAGATTTAAATCCTATGACTGCTTTCATGACCGGTAAACTGGCCATTGATGGCGATATGGGAGTGGCGATGAAATTAGGTAACCTCTTCGGTTAA
- a CDS encoding S8 family serine peptidase: MSSCYTPDDLKNDADDPAFIESGLVSYDGDNPVIPGQYIILLKEEEEGDIDLVPDSEGERMQRSSGGGQIIYKTLDNSLQRGQHIFKRNGLDQSKVNQAFADDGSTFMAELTEKEVQKLMDDPDVEIVEEDRLIALSLEPLIRTPFIPSDENTGGKGNVPNAKKDGDGDFETYGVERLGGSVNFENSEYWKDRFVWIVDSGIDTDHPDLNIVHAYSESFVGRTSYEDFHGHGTHVAGIVAAKDNGFGTVGVAAGARVVAIKVLDDKGKGKVSSIISALYYIKRHSLPNDVVNISVGGKSSRAITRLVKRLGRRGVHVVCAAGNKGKDVRETSPANVNGINVYTVGAIDWNDIYTDYSNYGDGLDLAAPGEGILSTHLDGKYAYMSGTSMAAPHAAGVMVLTEGFYNTSGQTWAHNRYLNVVSR; this comes from the coding sequence ATGTCTTCCTGTTACACGCCGGATGACTTAAAAAACGATGCGGATGATCCCGCCTTTATTGAAAGCGGTTTGGTAAGCTATGATGGCGATAATCCAGTCATTCCGGGTCAATACATAATATTGTTGAAAGAAGAAGAGGAGGGTGATATTGATTTGGTCCCGGATTCGGAGGGAGAAAGAATGCAAAGATCAAGCGGCGGAGGCCAAATAATATACAAGACCCTTGACAATAGTCTCCAAAGGGGTCAGCATATATTTAAAAGAAATGGATTAGATCAATCCAAAGTAAATCAGGCTTTCGCTGATGATGGTTCTACCTTTATGGCAGAACTGACAGAAAAGGAAGTCCAGAAACTAATGGATGATCCGGATGTAGAGATCGTAGAGGAAGATCGATTGATTGCCTTAAGTCTGGAACCTTTAATTCGGACACCTTTTATTCCCAGTGATGAAAATACGGGAGGAAAAGGAAATGTCCCAAATGCCAAAAAAGATGGGGATGGAGATTTTGAAACATATGGAGTAGAGCGTCTGGGAGGTTCGGTGAATTTTGAAAATTCTGAATACTGGAAGGACAGATTTGTATGGATCGTAGATTCTGGAATAGATACTGACCATCCGGATCTCAATATTGTTCATGCCTACTCTGAAAGTTTTGTGGGTAGAACATCCTATGAAGATTTTCATGGGCATGGAACACATGTAGCAGGAATAGTTGCAGCAAAGGACAATGGTTTTGGAACTGTGGGAGTAGCCGCAGGTGCCAGAGTAGTTGCTATAAAAGTCCTGGACGATAAAGGAAAAGGAAAAGTATCCAGCATTATATCAGCTCTGTATTATATAAAAAGACATAGCTTACCCAATGATGTGGTAAATATTAGTGTCGGAGGAAAAAGCAGTCGGGCTATAACTCGCCTGGTGAAGCGTTTGGGAAGAAGAGGGGTACATGTAGTATGTGCTGCAGGTAATAAAGGCAAGGATGTGAGAGAAACTTCCCCCGCAAACGTAAACGGAATCAATGTATATACTGTTGGCGCGATTGATTGGAATGATATCTACACAGATTACTCCAATTATGGGGATGGCCTTGACTTAGCTGCTCCTGGAGAAGGAATACTTTCCACGCATCTGGATGGCAAGTATGCATATATGAGTGGGACTTCTATGGCTGCTCCTCATGCTGCTGGAGTTATGGTCCTCACAGAAGGCTTTTATAACACAAGTGGGCAAACCTGGGCACACAATAGATACCTCAATGTGGTCAGTAGATAG
- a CDS encoding Nif3-like dinuclear metal center hexameric protein, translating to MPSFREIAAVLEDWAPAPIAESYDNVGLLVGNPDQEASGVLINLDMTEAVVEEAKAKGINMIVAHHPIWFSGRKRLNGEDYVSRTIISAVKNDIGLYAIHTNLDNIRTGVNQRIADTLGLEGVEFLSEKKGILHKEEKIGSGMIGSLGLEMRVDEFLSLVKERFHAGGIRYAPGNKEFIRRVAVCGGSGSFLTREAIRKGADAFVTADITYHKFFDNEEELLLMDIGHYESEQFTSQLIHEFLSQKFINFAIRLSEVSTNPVKYFS from the coding sequence TTGCCTAGCTTTAGAGAAATAGCAGCTGTATTGGAAGATTGGGCGCCCGCCCCTATCGCAGAATCTTACGATAATGTAGGATTACTGGTGGGCAATCCCGATCAGGAGGCTAGCGGTGTCTTGATCAACCTAGACATGACAGAAGCAGTTGTAGAGGAGGCAAAAGCAAAAGGAATAAATATGATCGTTGCCCATCATCCGATATGGTTTAGTGGGAGAAAACGACTCAATGGAGAGGATTATGTGAGCCGAACGATCATTTCAGCTGTGAAGAATGATATCGGCCTTTATGCCATCCATACCAATCTCGACAATATTCGCACAGGAGTAAACCAACGAATTGCAGATACCCTGGGATTGGAAGGCGTAGAATTCCTGAGTGAAAAAAAAGGAATTCTGCATAAAGAGGAGAAGATTGGCTCGGGTATGATCGGAAGTCTGGGATTGGAGATGAGAGTAGATGAGTTTCTCTCTTTGGTTAAAGAAAGATTCCATGCAGGAGGGATTCGATATGCACCCGGCAATAAAGAATTCATCAGACGAGTGGCAGTTTGTGGAGGTTCGGGAAGCTTTTTAACGAGAGAAGCTATCAGGAAAGGTGCAGATGCTTTTGTTACAGCAGATATCACCTATCACAAGTTTTTTGATAATGAAGAGGAGCTCTTGCTCATGGATATTGGACACTATGAGTCTGAGCAGTTTACCTCACAATTAATACATGAATTTTTATCGCAAAAATTTATTAACTTTGCGATCCGTTTATCAGAAGTAAGTACCAACCCGGTCAAATATTTTTCATAA
- a CDS encoding DUF2147 domain-containing protein yields the protein MSINIRNGFMLLILSSFFILSTSFTALMAQSPIGTWKTVDDETGKERSLVEIYEKEGKLYGKIIKLFPLPDDDPNPVCDECDEDDPRYMKPVVGLEILQGLEKEDDDEWEGGQILDPKNGNVYSCYIELKGADKLKVRGYLGVALLGRTQYWYRWKE from the coding sequence ATGAGTATTAACATCAGAAATGGCTTCATGCTGCTAATCCTTAGCAGTTTTTTCATTCTTTCGACCTCTTTCACCGCGCTTATGGCTCAAAGTCCTATAGGGACCTGGAAAACGGTAGATGATGAAACAGGTAAAGAACGTTCCCTGGTAGAAATCTATGAGAAAGAGGGAAAATTATATGGAAAGATAATCAAGCTTTTTCCTCTTCCTGATGATGATCCCAATCCCGTATGTGACGAATGTGATGAAGATGATCCACGCTATATGAAACCTGTAGTAGGACTGGAGATTCTACAAGGACTGGAAAAGGAAGATGATGATGAATGGGAAGGTGGGCAAATTCTCGATCCAAAAAATGGGAATGTGTACAGCTGTTATATCGAGCTAAAGGGAGCAGATAAATTGAAAGTGAGGGGATACCTTGGTGTAGCTTTATTGGGAAGAACTCAATACTGGTATCGCTGGAAAGAATAA
- a CDS encoding C4-type zinc ribbon domain-containing protein translates to MSNNPVAKRLKAISKLQLLDSKLDEIHRLRGSLPEEVNDLEDDLQGLLTRQERIESDINRLKDDIKQREVKIEEFGTQIKKYESQQMNVKNNREYEALRKEIEYANLEILTSEKKMRQFGEQIEQKDEMLQKTLGDVQAKKEELDEKKKELEVIKEETKVEEKRLLAEIEGAEGEVEDRILNGYRKIRMNMRNGLAVVSTDRDACGGCFSIIPPQVHIELRQKTRLIHCENCGRILVDESFFTELEEGMVKA, encoded by the coding sequence ATGAGCAATAACCCTGTTGCAAAAAGACTTAAAGCCATTTCCAAACTTCAGCTCTTAGATTCAAAACTGGATGAAATCCATAGACTCAGAGGGAGCCTTCCGGAGGAAGTAAATGATCTCGAGGACGACCTCCAGGGACTCTTGACTCGTCAGGAGAGAATTGAATCTGATATCAATCGTTTGAAAGATGATATCAAGCAGAGAGAAGTTAAGATCGAAGAGTTTGGTACTCAGATCAAAAAATATGAGTCTCAGCAAATGAATGTGAAGAATAACCGTGAGTATGAAGCGCTGAGAAAAGAGATCGAATATGCCAACCTGGAAATCCTGACTTCTGAGAAAAAAATGCGCCAGTTTGGAGAGCAGATCGAACAGAAGGATGAAATGTTGCAAAAGACTTTGGGCGATGTGCAGGCCAAGAAAGAAGAACTGGATGAGAAGAAAAAGGAACTTGAGGTGATCAAAGAGGAAACCAAAGTTGAGGAAAAAAGATTATTGGCGGAGATTGAAGGTGCAGAAGGAGAAGTAGAAGATCGTATCCTCAATGGCTATCGTAAAATCCGTATGAATATGAGGAATGGATTGGCTGTTGTGAGCACGGATCGTGATGCATGTGGTGGATGTTTCTCTATCATTCCTCCTCAGGTTCATATCGAGCTTAGACAAAAAACTCGCCTGATCCACTGTGAAAATTGCGGACGTATCCTCGTAGATGAGTCCTTTTTCACTGAATTGGAAGAAGGAATGGTTAAAGCCTAA
- a CDS encoding tetratricopeptide repeat protein, giving the protein MLLPFSSVFSQSILQELEKDLQEFRLSDAEEKLASLEDAKLRAYYQCNILIYKYFSTQESKFYTSLDTYFDEAVEIIENSPADRMKEIFLSDLYGKRAVIAFLDHNYFQAIRYARNCHKLIDKSREKYGDDIEQMKIRGLFNALLGAIPRKYQWISNTLGYKGDIQQGRVQLETAAKESSYLRQEALFILYFVEKNMFNETHKSLARLQAKRKEIGGNILMDFILASGYLSTKNNKKALEVLNRRGYYSREGIFFIPYWDYLMGKAYYYKGSHALAQMYFSRFLKGYEGKVFKSDAYFRLAMSYALDGKYEEGRVFFLRIANGKKEGLDEDEYANFMAEKFAQKAPNPYQMTLFRARNLFDGGYLQNAISLLSELKQTSLAELSLEERTELYYRYGRIYQQEGRNQLALAYYEKCRKERESEQSWLQAYASYYSGEIKRKQAQLSEAKVLYKEALAYKDYFYQNGLENRCKIALSELKKELKNQASASNR; this is encoded by the coding sequence ATGCTCCTACCCTTCTCCTCAGTATTTTCTCAATCCATCCTGCAAGAACTGGAAAAGGATTTACAGGAATTTCGGCTCTCGGATGCGGAGGAAAAACTCGCATCTCTGGAAGATGCTAAACTGCGAGCCTATTATCAGTGCAATATTCTGATCTATAAATACTTCAGCACCCAAGAAAGCAAATTTTACACGAGCCTGGATACGTATTTTGATGAGGCAGTAGAGATAATTGAGAATAGCCCTGCCGATCGAATGAAGGAAATATTTTTATCAGATTTGTATGGTAAAAGAGCCGTGATTGCATTTCTCGATCACAACTATTTTCAGGCAATTCGCTATGCGAGGAACTGTCATAAATTGATCGATAAATCCCGCGAAAAATATGGGGATGATATAGAACAAATGAAGATCCGGGGACTCTTCAATGCCCTGTTGGGAGCCATTCCTCGAAAATATCAGTGGATCTCCAATACCCTGGGGTATAAAGGAGATATTCAGCAAGGACGTGTACAACTCGAAACTGCTGCTAAAGAAAGTTCCTATTTGAGACAAGAGGCACTTTTTATCCTCTATTTCGTCGAGAAAAATATGTTCAATGAGACCCACAAATCTCTCGCTCGTCTGCAAGCCAAACGGAAAGAGATTGGAGGGAATATACTCATGGATTTCATTCTGGCCTCCGGTTACCTTAGTACCAAGAATAATAAAAAGGCCCTTGAAGTATTGAATCGAAGAGGCTACTATAGCCGCGAGGGAATTTTCTTTATTCCTTACTGGGATTATCTGATGGGGAAGGCATATTATTATAAAGGAAGTCATGCACTGGCTCAAATGTATTTTTCCCGTTTCCTCAAAGGATATGAAGGAAAGGTTTTCAAAAGCGATGCCTATTTCAGATTAGCGATGTCCTATGCCCTTGATGGGAAATACGAAGAGGGAAGAGTCTTTTTCCTCCGTATAGCTAATGGGAAAAAGGAAGGCTTGGACGAAGATGAGTATGCAAATTTTATGGCGGAAAAATTTGCCCAGAAGGCACCCAATCCTTATCAAATGACCCTTTTTCGTGCCCGTAATCTATTTGATGGCGGATATTTGCAAAATGCGATTTCCCTATTGTCTGAATTAAAGCAGACATCTTTAGCTGAACTCAGTCTGGAAGAAAGGACAGAATTGTACTACCGGTATGGACGAATCTATCAGCAAGAAGGACGGAATCAATTGGCCCTGGCCTATTATGAGAAATGTCGGAAAGAAAGAGAAAGTGAACAAAGTTGGTTGCAGGCATATGCCAGCTATTACTCTGGAGAAATAAAACGAAAGCAAGCTCAGCTAAGTGAGGCAAAAGTATTATACAAAGAAGCCCTTGCGTACAAGGATTATTTCTATCAAAACGGATTGGAAAATCGATGTAAAATTGCTCTGAGTGAGCTCAAAAAGGAACTGAAAAATCAGGCTTCAGCCAGCAATCGCTGA